The genomic DNA GGCGGGCCTGCGCCGCGACGTCATCCGCCACTGACCCGTTTTCCGGGTTCACCGGGATCTGGCCTGAAGTAAAGACCATCGCGCCGAGATCAACGCCCTGCACATAGGGGCCAATGGCCCCCGGCGCGCGCGTGGTTTCAATCACTTTTTTCATGTTCATTTCCTTTTTCAAATCGCCTGGGTAAAGGTGCGCGAAATGACATCCTGCTGCTGTTCGCGCGTCAATGCGTTAAAACGCACCGCATAACCCGACACGCGAATCGTCAGGTTGGGATAGTTTTCCGGGTGTTCGATAGCATCCAGCAGCATGTCGCGGTTCATGACGTTGACGTTAAGATGCTGCCCGCCTTCGACCGTGGCATCTTCATGATGGAAGTAGCCATCCAGCAGACCGACCAGGTTGGTTTTCCGTACGCCGTCGTCTTTGCCGAGCGCCGCCGGAACAATAGAGAAGGTGTAGGAGATCCCGTCTTTGGCGTAAGTAAACGGCAGTTTGGCAACCGAAGTCAGCGAAGCCACCGCGCCTTTGCGGTCACGACCGTGCATCGGGTTCGCCCCCGGCGCAAACGGCGTACCGGCGCGGCGACCATCCGGCGTGTTCCCGGTTTTCTGGCCGTACACCACGTTGGAGGTGATAGTCAGGATCGACTGCGTCGGAACCGCGTTACGGTAAGTTGGTAACGCTTTAATTTTCTTCATAAAGCGCTCAACCAGATCACAGGCAATGCTGTCCACACGATCATCGTTGTTGCCGTATTGCGGATATTCCCCTTCTATTTCAAAATCGATGGCCAGCCCGTTTTCATCACGCACCGGTTTTACGCGGGCGTATTTGATGGCAGAAAGCGAATCCACCGCCACCGACAACCCGGCGATCCCACAGGCCATCGTGCGGTAAACATCGCGGTCATGCAGCGCCATCAGCGACGCTTCGTAGCTGTATTTGTCATGCATGTAGTGAATGAGATTCAGCGCACTGATGTACTGCACCGCCAGCCAGTCCATGAAATGATCCAGACTGTTCATCACGGTGGTGAAATCCAGCACGTCATCCATCAGCGGTGCGGTTTTCGGCCCGACCTGGATTTTCAGTTTTTCATCCACACCGCCGTTGATCGCGTACAGCAGCGTTTTCGCCAGGTTGGCGCGGGCGCCAAAGAACTGCATTTGTTTGCCGATCACCATCGGGCTGACACAGCAGGCAATGGCGTAGTCATCGCTGTTGAAATCCGCGCGCATCAGATCATCGTTTTCATACTGCAACGACGAGGTGGCAATCGACATTTGCGCCGCGTATTTCTTGAAGGCGATCGGTAACGCTTCCGACCACAGAATAGTCAGGTTTGGCTCCGGCGCTGGTCCCATGGTGTGCAGGGTGTGCAGGTAACGGAATGCGCTTTTGGTCACCAGCGTGCGGCCATCCAGCCCCATCCCGCCAATCACTTCCGTCGCCCAGATCGGGTCGCCGGAGAACAGTGAGTCAAATTCCGGTGTACGCAGGAAACGCACCATGCGGATCTTCATAATGAAGTGATCGACCAGCTCCTGCGCCTGCGTTTCCGTCAACACGCCCGCGCGCATGTCGCGTTCGATGTAAATATCAAGGAAGCACGCGGTACGCCCCAGAGACATCGCCCCACCATTCTGCGATTTCACTGCCGCCAGATAGGCGAAGTACAGCCACTGCACCGCCTCCTGCGCCGTACGGGCCGGGCGGGAAATATCGCAACCGTAGCTTGCCGCCATTTGCTGTATTTCCAGCAGCGCACGGCGATGTTCGGACAGTTCTTCGCGCAGGCGAATGGTGGCTTCGAGATCTTCGCCACGCTCCAGGCGGGACTGCAAATCAGCAAACTGCAGTTCTCGCTCGCGCACCAGATAACGAATGCCGTACAGTGCCACACGGCGATAATCGCCAATAATTCGGCCGCGACCATAGCCGTCCGGCAAGCCGGTCAGGATGCCCGATTTCCGGCAACGCAGCATTTCCGGCGAGTAAACATCAAAGACGCCCTGGTTGTGGGTTTTGCGTAAGTGAGTAAACAGATACTCAAACTGCGGGTCCATGTCGCGGCCATAGGCATCGAATGAACTTTTAATCATATTAATGCCGCCAAACGGATGCAGCGCGCGTTTCAGCGGTTTGTCGGTTTGCAGTCCGACGATTTTTTCCAGATCTTTTTCAATGTACCCTGGTGCATGGGCAGTAATCGTTGTTGCAACGTTGATATCAAAATCGACCGGCGCATGCGTGGCGTTTTCCGTCCGGATGCCCGCCATCACCTTTTCCCACAGCGCAACGGTCGCCGGGGTGGCGTCAGCAAGGAAGGATTCATCGCCTTCATACGGCGTATAGTTATTCTGAATAAAATCGCGAACGTTGATGTCGTGTTTCCATTCAGAGCCATTAAATCCCTGCCAGGCGTCGGCATACAGCATATCGCTGGTATCGATATTTACCTTCATGAAATTACTCTCTTTAGAAATTAAGCGTATTCGGCTGTCGCGTTAATTTTTCCTAAATGAATGGCATCAAGCGCAATCATTTTCTCTTCATTGGTAGGAATAACCGCACAGGCGATGCGCGAATCTGGCGCAGAAATAATTCGCTCACCGGCACTGCCAGGTAATTTATTCTTTTCATGATCCAGTTCGATGCCGAAAACCTGTAAATGCTCGACAACCAGCTGGCGAATAAGCGTGGAGTTTTCACCGATGCCGCCGGTGAAAATAACGCCGTCGAGACGATGCAGCGCCATAGCGTGCCCGCCAATATGGCGTGCAATACGATGCACAAATGTTTTAATGGCTAACCGCGCGTGGTAATGCCCCTCAAGCCAGGCTTTTTCCAGCACCCGTAAATCGGATGACAACCCGGAAATCCCTAGCAGACCGGACTCTTTATTCACCACACGTTCGAGGTCGCCGAGCGTCTGCCCGGTCTGGCTGGCAATCCACGCCATCGCGCCGAAATCGACATCGCCGCAGCGGGTGCCCATCATCAGCCCTTCCAGCGGCGTCATGCCCATCGACGTATCCACGCTCCTGCCGTTGCGCACCGCGCAAATGGACGCGCCATTACCGAGGTGAGCAATCACTACGCCGGAATCCTCTTCTGACAGGCGCAACAGGTGGTGTGCGCGTTGCGCGACATAGCGATGCGACGTGCCGTGGAAGCCATAGCGGCGGACGCCAAACTCCTCAAAATAGCGCCACGGCAAACCATACAGATAGGCTTCCGGTTCCATGGTCTGGTGGAAACTGGTATCAAATACCGCGACCTGCTTCACGCCAGGGAACAGCTGTTGGGCGGATTCCACGCCGCGCAGGTTAGCAAAATTGTGCAGCGGCGCCAGGGGTGAAACCTGGCGAATCAGTTCAATAACCTCGTCAGTGATCACCACCGATTCATTAAATATACTGCCGCCATGAGCAATTCGGTGACCAATTAAAGCCACGCTGTTCATTAAATTGCGTTTTTCCAGTTCGAAGGTAATCGCTTTCAAAGCACATTCGTAATTCTGGTGAGCCAGCAATGCCGGCTCACCTCCATTAACGCGTAAATATGCCTTTTCTGTATTGATACCTTCTGTAATACCCGTCAGCAATACATCCTGCGTTTCTACATCAATCACCGAAAATTTAACTGACGATGAACCACAATTAATGACCAGTACGACAGGGAATTCCATCATTTTACTTCTCCGCTCATCCAGATACTGAGCATTTCGGTTAATTAAAACAGTTTGTAGACAATATTCAGGATGGTCAGCAGACCAATAATGGTGACGAAAATATTGTCCGCTCTGCCTTTAAATTTCGCCAGCGCCGGAGTTTTACGGATGGCATACATCGGCAGCAGGCACAACAGGGAGGCGATGATCGGCGCCCCCATGGCTTCAATCAGGTCGAGAATGTTCGGGTTGGCGTACGCCACGACCCAGGTGGAGCCCATGATGAAAATCATGCTGATGGTGTTCAGTTTGCCCATCGACACTTTGGTTTTGTCGCCCTGATAGCCGAACTTGAGGATCAGACCATTCAGACCTTCCAGCGTCCCCAGATAGTGGCCGAAGAAGGATTTGAAGATAGCGACCAGCGCAATGATTGACGCACCGAACTCAAGCACCGTGGCAAACGTGGATTTCGTGCCGGACAGGGACGCGAAGTGGTTCGCCAGGTAAGACAGCACCGGAATGTTCTGCGCTTTAGCTTCCGCCATGTTGGCCGGGGAGAGCGTAAACAGGCAACTGAAGGCAAAGAACATCACCACCGCCACCATCAGCATGCTGGCGCGAGAGATGATCTGGGAACATTTACGCTCGGTGAACTCTCTGCCGAAATCCTGCTCGTACTCTTCACGCTTAGAGACAACGAAAGAAGAGACGATCGGGGAGAAGTTAAAGGAGAAGACCATGATGGAAATCCCCAACCAGACAGTCACCAGAATGCCGTCATGACCAGTAAAGGAGAGATCGCTCAGGCTCACCTGGTCGATGACCGCGGAGTTCCAGTAAGGGATCAGCGACAGCGAAATCAGCACCAGGCTGGCAATGAACGGGAAGACCAGGTAGCTCATGACCTTAACCATCAGGTCCTTACCAAACCAGATGACGAACGCCATCAGGAGCAGCAGGAACAAGGCCACCACGCCACGGTTGAGCGCGGCATAACCCAGTTGGTTTTCCCAGAAGGTCATGAACGTGTTGGTGATGGTGACACCGTAAATCCACAGCAATGGACAGATTGCGAAGAAATACAGGAAGGTAATCACCACACCGCCCGTTTTGCCGAAGTGCTCTTCTACCGTCTCAGTAATGTTACCTGACGGGTTCGCCCCTGACAGACACAGACGCGCCAGGGCGCGGTGGCATAAAAACGCAATCGGGTATGCCAGCACCAGCATAATAAGAATCGGAATTAAACCGCCGTAACCTGCGCGAATCGGGAAGAATAATACCCCGGCACCGATAGCGGTACCGAACAGGCCCAAAGTCCAGGTCGTATCTGATTTTCGCCATGCCGAGGGCCTTGCCTGGCTGGCAATAATAGTTTCTGAGTTACTCATATCGAGTCCTTAGCAATAATAATTAAGCACCAACAAAACCGGTAATTTGTGAAACGCGGGACAGATCGATATTACCGCCGGAAATAATGCTGACGGTTTTACGTTTCTGAATGTAATCGTCAAGTTTACCACTCAGTAATGCCGCAGACGCCAGTGCACCGGCCCCTTCGGTAATCACTTTATTTCGCTGAATAAGTGCAATCATGCTGTCGCGAATTTCGTCTTCCGTAACCAGAACAATATCGTCGACCAGTTCAGTCACTATTTCGAACGGTAAAATACCTGGGCGTGACACATCACAACCGTCAGCTAATGTACTGGTGGTTCGATGATTGGTTATTTCACCGGCATAGAATGACGCTGCCATGCCATGAACATTTTCTGACTGGACGCCAATAATTTTAATCGTCGGGTTAATGGATTTAATCGCCGTGGCAATACCAGCAATTAAACCGCCGCCGCCGATAGGTACAATGACGTTATCAACGTCATACAGATCCTGCAGGATTTCCAGGCCGATCGTTCCCTGACCCGCAATGACGTGCGCGTCGTCGTAAGGCGGAATAAAAATCCGGCCTTCCATTTCGACGATTTCACTGGCTCTGGCGATGGTGTCGTTGAAGCTGTCGCCGTGCAGGATCACTTCGGCGGAGTAATCCTGTGTCGCCGCCACTTTCGACTTCGGTGCACCCTTCGGCATCACCACTTTGCCATCGATGCCGAGCATCGCACAGGAGAGGGAAACCCCCTGCGCATGGTTGCCCGCCGAGCAGGCGACAACGCCCTTACGACGTTCGGCTTCCGTCAGTGAGCTCAGTTTGTTGAATGCACCACGAATTTTAAAAGATCCCGTGCGCTGCATATTCTCAAACTTGAGATAAATTTCACCTTTACAGCGTTCACTCAGATAATTAGAACGCGGCATGCCCGTTTTATAAATTTTCCCTGCGAGTCTTTGTTTTGCTATTTGAATATCATCAAGAGTGACCGGGAGATCGTATGTAATATGCATTTCATCCTCCACTCATAAAGAGTGATACTAAATTCAGATAATACCGGGCCGTCGGAGATCCGTTAAAAATCTCCGGGTGGTGTTGTTTTAAATAAAATTAATCAAATGCTTTCTGCAAATCGCCTTCGCCTTGTGCAGTCCTGCGATGAATATTGTTTTGCAAGTTCAACTAATACTGATGCTGATTTTTTAATTCGGTAATTCCTGGACCATATTGCTGCATAACGTGCTACAGGTAATTCATCCTCAACAGGTAAAGTAATAAACTGATTCGATCCAAATGGTGCGGTCATATCACACGGGATCACCGTCAGGAAATTTGCATTGAGAACCAGGTTATAGATAGTGACGACGGAATCGGTTTTTACTATGTTGTCGGTGCTGATGTGATGGCTTTGGAGGGTGGCGAGCAGTTCTTTGTAATATCCCATATTGGTGTCCGGCAAGACCCACTGTTCGTTTTTCAACGACGCCAGTGAGGTGGTTCCGGTGCACGTTCGGGACTGACTGGCCACCACGGCAAACTCCGATTCAAACAGCGACTCAACATGAAGATCCTGCAACTGCATATCTTCACTTAACGTCCCGATAGCAAAATCCAGCCGCCCGTCGCGCAGCGCGGGCAGGAAGGACGACAGCTGGGCTTCATACATCGAAACCTGCGCTTTCGGGAACACCTCTTTAAACGTTTTCATCATGCTGGATAAAAACGTAAAACCGATGAGTGACGGATAGCCAAACGACACGTCAACCACGCTGCTACAGCTGAGGCTGTTCATTTCGCTCACCATGTTCTTCATCTCTCGGGTAATGGACTCCGAGTAAGTCAACAACACCTGGCCGGCACTGGTCAGTGTGACGCCGGTATTTTTACGGATCATCAGCTCGATACCAAAATTGGATTCGATGTCGTTAATGATCTTACTGACCGCAGGTTGAGTCAGCCCAAGCTGTTTGGCCGCCGAGCCAATTGAGCCACTTCTGATGACTTCCTGAAAAACAACAAGGTGTTGTGTCTTTGGCAGAAGAACATTATCCATGTCACTCTTCCTATATTTCATATTTCGGCCGGAATTCTATTAAATAATGCAGGTGTGGGTATGTGCGATCACTCACAATTTGCCAGAGCGTATGTTTACCTTGCGTTTAAAAAAGATATTAAACGCTTTAATATCAATGTGTTGAATTATTTTTAAAATGACTTTTGTCTGACTTTTATCAATA from Trabulsiella odontotermitis includes the following:
- the tdcD gene encoding propionate kinase, yielding MMEFPVVLVINCGSSSVKFSVIDVETQDVLLTGITEGINTEKAYLRVNGGEPALLAHQNYECALKAITFELEKRNLMNSVALIGHRIAHGGSIFNESVVITDEVIELIRQVSPLAPLHNFANLRGVESAQQLFPGVKQVAVFDTSFHQTMEPEAYLYGLPWRYFEEFGVRRYGFHGTSHRYVAQRAHHLLRLSEEDSGVVIAHLGNGASICAVRNGRSVDTSMGMTPLEGLMMGTRCGDVDFGAMAWIASQTGQTLGDLERVVNKESGLLGISGLSSDLRVLEKAWLEGHYHARLAIKTFVHRIARHIGGHAMALHRLDGVIFTGGIGENSTLIRQLVVEHLQVFGIELDHEKNKLPGSAGERIISAPDSRIACAVIPTNEEKMIALDAIHLGKINATAEYA
- the tdcA gene encoding transcriptional regulator TdcA; this encodes MDNVLLPKTQHLVVFQEVIRSGSIGSAAKQLGLTQPAVSKIINDIESNFGIELMIRKNTGVTLTSAGQVLLTYSESITREMKNMVSEMNSLSCSSVVDVSFGYPSLIGFTFLSSMMKTFKEVFPKAQVSMYEAQLSSFLPALRDGRLDFAIGTLSEDMQLQDLHVESLFESEFAVVASQSRTCTGTTSLASLKNEQWVLPDTNMGYYKELLATLQSHHISTDNIVKTDSVVTIYNLVLNANFLTVIPCDMTAPFGSNQFITLPVEDELPVARYAAIWSRNYRIKKSASVLVELAKQYSSQDCTRRRRFAESI
- the pflB gene encoding formate C-acetyltransferase, with translation MKVNIDTSDMLYADAWQGFNGSEWKHDINVRDFIQNNYTPYEGDESFLADATPATVALWEKVMAGIRTENATHAPVDFDINVATTITAHAPGYIEKDLEKIVGLQTDKPLKRALHPFGGINMIKSSFDAYGRDMDPQFEYLFTHLRKTHNQGVFDVYSPEMLRCRKSGILTGLPDGYGRGRIIGDYRRVALYGIRYLVRERELQFADLQSRLERGEDLEATIRLREELSEHRRALLEIQQMAASYGCDISRPARTAQEAVQWLYFAYLAAVKSQNGGAMSLGRTACFLDIYIERDMRAGVLTETQAQELVDHFIMKIRMVRFLRTPEFDSLFSGDPIWATEVIGGMGLDGRTLVTKSAFRYLHTLHTMGPAPEPNLTILWSEALPIAFKKYAAQMSIATSSLQYENDDLMRADFNSDDYAIACCVSPMVIGKQMQFFGARANLAKTLLYAINGGVDEKLKIQVGPKTAPLMDDVLDFTTVMNSLDHFMDWLAVQYISALNLIHYMHDKYSYEASLMALHDRDVYRTMACGIAGLSVAVDSLSAIKYARVKPVRDENGLAIDFEIEGEYPQYGNNDDRVDSIACDLVERFMKKIKALPTYRNAVPTQSILTITSNVVYGQKTGNTPDGRRAGTPFAPGANPMHGRDRKGAVASLTSVAKLPFTYAKDGISYTFSIVPAALGKDDGVRKTNLVGLLDGYFHHEDATVEGGQHLNVNVMNRDMLLDAIEHPENYPNLTIRVSGYAVRFNALTREQQQDVISRTFTQAI
- the tdcC gene encoding threonine/serine transporter TdcC; amino-acid sequence: MSNSETIIASQARPSAWRKSDTTWTLGLFGTAIGAGVLFFPIRAGYGGLIPILIMLVLAYPIAFLCHRALARLCLSGANPSGNITETVEEHFGKTGGVVITFLYFFAICPLLWIYGVTITNTFMTFWENQLGYAALNRGVVALFLLLLMAFVIWFGKDLMVKVMSYLVFPFIASLVLISLSLIPYWNSAVIDQVSLSDLSFTGHDGILVTVWLGISIMVFSFNFSPIVSSFVVSKREEYEQDFGREFTERKCSQIISRASMLMVAVVMFFAFSCLFTLSPANMAEAKAQNIPVLSYLANHFASLSGTKSTFATVLEFGASIIALVAIFKSFFGHYLGTLEGLNGLILKFGYQGDKTKVSMGKLNTISMIFIMGSTWVVAYANPNILDLIEAMGAPIIASLLCLLPMYAIRKTPALAKFKGRADNIFVTIIGLLTILNIVYKLF
- the tdcB gene encoding bifunctional threonine ammonia-lyase/L-serine ammonia-lyase TdcB encodes the protein MHITYDLPVTLDDIQIAKQRLAGKIYKTGMPRSNYLSERCKGEIYLKFENMQRTGSFKIRGAFNKLSSLTEAERRKGVVACSAGNHAQGVSLSCAMLGIDGKVVMPKGAPKSKVAATQDYSAEVILHGDSFNDTIARASEIVEMEGRIFIPPYDDAHVIAGQGTIGLEILQDLYDVDNVIVPIGGGGLIAGIATAIKSINPTIKIIGVQSENVHGMAASFYAGEITNHRTTSTLADGCDVSRPGILPFEIVTELVDDIVLVTEDEIRDSMIALIQRNKVITEGAGALASAALLSGKLDDYIQKRKTVSIISGGNIDLSRVSQITGFVGA